The following are encoded in a window of Lacinutrix sp. WUR7 genomic DNA:
- a CDS encoding sugar phosphate nucleotidyltransferase, whose protein sequence is MKIIVPMAGRGSRLRPHSLTVPKPLIPVAGQPIVHRLVKDIAKVLKQPIEEIAFVLGDPAWFGEEVVTSLKALAESLGAKASIYRQDKPLGTGHAIMCAEPSLSGPAVIAYADTLIRADFNLDPEADAVIWTKKVANPEAYGVVKLNAENNITELVEKPESFVSNQAVIGIYYFKDVAVLKGKLQEVLDENIMNGGEYQINDGILRMMAEGKVFKTGTVDEWMDCGNKAVTIETNTRMLGFLKADNEEQLIADSVTLVNSKIIEPCYIGENVKLTNTTVGPNVSIGNNCTLENVSVKNSLIQNHTSIKNANLDEAMIGNHVKYNGEFTRISIGDYSVLE, encoded by the coding sequence ATGAAAATAATAGTTCCAATGGCAGGACGAGGTTCTCGTTTACGTCCACATAGTTTAACCGTACCAAAACCATTAATTCCTGTTGCAGGACAGCCAATTGTACATAGATTGGTTAAAGATATTGCCAAAGTTTTAAAGCAACCAATAGAAGAAATAGCATTTGTTCTTGGGGATCCAGCTTGGTTTGGTGAAGAGGTAGTTACAAGTCTTAAAGCTCTAGCAGAAAGTCTTGGTGCAAAAGCATCTATTTATAGACAAGACAAACCATTAGGCACTGGTCACGCTATTATGTGTGCCGAGCCATCCCTTTCTGGTCCTGCGGTTATTGCGTATGCAGATACGTTAATTCGTGCAGATTTTAACTTAGATCCAGAAGCAGATGCTGTGATTTGGACTAAAAAGGTGGCAAACCCAGAAGCTTATGGTGTTGTAAAATTAAATGCAGAAAATAATATTACAGAGCTTGTTGAAAAACCAGAATCCTTTGTTAGTAACCAAGCTGTAATAGGGATTTATTACTTTAAAGACGTTGCTGTTTTAAAAGGAAAACTGCAAGAGGTTTTAGATGAAAACATTATGAATGGAGGAGAATACCAAATAAACGATGGTATTTTACGCATGATGGCTGAAGGAAAAGTCTTTAAAACAGGAACCGTTGATGAGTGGATGGATTGTGGTAACAAAGCCGTTACTATAGAAACCAACACCAGAATGTTAGGCTTTTTAAAAGCAGATAATGAAGAACAATTAATTGCAGATTCTGTAACTTTAGTAAACTCTAAAATTATTGAACCTTGTTATATTGGCGAAAACGTGAAACTTACCAATACTACTGTCGGACCAAATGTATCTATTGGTAATAATTGTACCTTAGAAAACGTTAGCGTTAAAAATAGTTTAATACAAAACCATACCAGCATAAAAAACGCTAATTTAGACGAAGCAATGATTGGAAACCATGTAAAGTATAATGGCGAGTTTACTAGAATTAGTATTGGTGATTATTCTGTTTTGGAATAA
- the trpS gene encoding tryptophan--tRNA ligase, with amino-acid sequence MARILTGVQSTGTPHLGNILGAIMPAIKMAEDAKNESFLFIANLHTLTQIKDAALLKEHTYSVAATWLAFGLDIEKTVFYRQSDIPQVTELSWYLSCFFPYQRLTLAHGFKDKADVLEDVNAGLFTYPMLMAADILLYDANIIPVGKDQLQHIEMTRDVASRFHNKMGETFVIPEGKIQENIMLVPGTDGNKMSKSRNNFINLFLTDKKLRKQIMSIETDSTALEDPKDWKTCNCFALYKLLASEAETETMKANYENGGYGYGHAKQALFELIVEKFATQRERYNYYMNNLNELDEALAIGAEKAKLVANDVLARVREKVGY; translated from the coding sequence ATGGCAAGAATTTTAACAGGAGTACAAAGTACAGGAACACCACATTTAGGAAACATATTAGGCGCAATTATGCCCGCAATAAAAATGGCAGAAGATGCTAAAAACGAGTCGTTTTTATTTATTGCAAACCTGCATACCTTAACGCAAATTAAAGACGCAGCACTATTAAAAGAACATACCTATTCTGTGGCTGCAACTTGGCTTGCTTTTGGTTTAGATATTGAAAAAACGGTTTTTTACAGACAAAGTGATATCCCACAAGTTACCGAGTTATCTTGGTACCTATCTTGTTTTTTTCCTTACCAACGTTTAACATTAGCGCATGGTTTTAAAGACAAAGCAGATGTATTAGAAGATGTAAATGCAGGTTTATTTACCTACCCAATGCTAATGGCTGCAGATATATTATTATATGATGCGAATATCATTCCTGTAGGAAAAGACCAATTACAACATATAGAAATGACTCGTGATGTTGCTTCGCGTTTTCATAACAAGATGGGTGAAACTTTTGTGATACCTGAAGGAAAAATTCAAGAAAATATCATGCTTGTTCCTGGAACAGATGGAAATAAAATGAGCAAGAGTAGAAATAACTTTATCAATTTATTTTTAACAGATAAAAAATTGAGAAAGCAAATTATGAGCATAGAAACAGATAGTACAGCTTTAGAAGATCCTAAGGACTGGAAAACCTGTAATTGCTTTGCTCTTTATAAGCTTTTAGCTTCGGAGGCAGAAACAGAAACGATGAAAGCCAACTATGAAAATGGTGGTTATGGTTATGGTCATGCAAAACAAGCTTTATTTGAATTGATAGTTGAAAAATTCGCAACGCAACGTGAACGTTATAATTACTATATGAATAATTTAAACGAACTAGATGAAGCCCTAGCAATTGGTGCTGAAAAAGCAAAACTAGTTGCCAATGACGTTTTAGCAAGAGTTAGAGAAAAAGTTGGATATTAA
- a CDS encoding polysaccharide biosynthesis C-terminal domain-containing protein produces the protein MSTLKRFFKDTIIYGLATVLPRLMNFILVPLHTGNLALSNYSDNTTFYIYAAFFNVLLTYGMETSFFRFYNSHKEKLKVFSTVLISLSITTIVFLGVVLFFNNEIASFVNLDIEYFNLLIGVLALDTLVVAPFAYLRATGRPIKFTAIKLSNIVVYVILNYFFFWAVPKFNLQFSFYDKEDLVKYIFISNLVASMVTFLLLIPYFFKSKLQFSKTIFKQLINYGWPIMIAGLAYVINESFDKWILPRELGKDINGAYSACYKIAVFMTIFIQAFRLGAEPFFFNHAKEKNATKTYADIMKYFVICGSIMLLVIIAFLDVIKEQLVPNEAYWIAIDIVPIVLLANLCLGIYFNLGIWYKLTDKTRYGMYLSIVGAVITIAFNLIMIPKIGFIASAWATLLAYGIMMLLSYYLGQKHYPVPYNIKAILGYLGVAIILSILALYTNGNYYINTALVLLFLGIVFFSEKNKIKQLLKQ, from the coding sequence TTGAGTACATTAAAAAGGTTTTTTAAAGACACAATTATTTATGGGTTGGCAACAGTTTTGCCAAGGCTTATGAATTTTATTTTAGTGCCTTTACATACGGGTAATTTGGCACTTTCTAATTACTCAGATAATACAACGTTTTATATTTATGCGGCTTTTTTTAATGTCCTTCTAACCTATGGTATGGAAACTTCATTTTTTAGGTTTTATAATTCGCATAAAGAAAAACTAAAAGTATTTTCCACCGTATTAATTAGCCTTTCCATTACCACTATTGTTTTTTTAGGTGTCGTATTATTCTTCAATAATGAAATAGCTTCCTTTGTTAATTTAGATATTGAGTATTTTAATCTTTTAATAGGTGTATTAGCCTTAGATACCTTAGTTGTAGCTCCTTTTGCATATTTAAGAGCTACAGGAAGACCTATCAAATTTACAGCCATTAAACTCTCTAATATTGTTGTTTATGTTATTTTAAATTACTTCTTCTTTTGGGCCGTTCCAAAATTTAATCTACAGTTTTCTTTTTATGATAAAGAAGATCTAGTGAAGTATATATTTATTTCCAATTTAGTAGCTAGTATGGTTACCTTTTTACTACTAATACCCTATTTTTTTAAATCGAAACTACAATTTAGTAAGACTATTTTTAAGCAACTAATAAATTATGGTTGGCCAATCATGATTGCTGGTTTAGCCTATGTAATAAACGAAAGTTTCGATAAATGGATATTACCACGAGAATTAGGAAAAGATATCAATGGTGCATATAGTGCATGCTACAAAATAGCCGTGTTTATGACTATTTTTATTCAAGCGTTTAGACTAGGAGCAGAACCTTTTTTCTTTAATCATGCTAAAGAAAAAAATGCAACAAAAACCTATGCCGATATTATGAAGTATTTTGTAATCTGTGGTAGTATAATGTTACTGGTTATTATTGCTTTTTTAGATGTAATCAAAGAACAACTAGTTCCTAATGAAGCGTACTGGATTGCAATAGATATTGTACCAATAGTATTATTAGCAAATTTGTGTTTAGGTATTTATTTCAACTTAGGCATTTGGTATAAACTTACAGATAAAACGAGATATGGCATGTATCTATCCATTGTTGGTGCAGTCATTACTATAGCATTTAATTTAATAATGATTCCTAAAATAGGTTTTATAGCATCTGCTTGGGCAACTTTATTAGCTTATGGCATCATGATGCTTTTATCGTATTATTTAGGACAAAAACATTATCCAGTGCCTTATAACATAAAAGCAATACTTGGCTATTTAGGGGTAGCGATTATATTATCTATTTTAGCATTATATACAAACGGAAACTATTATATTAATACAGCATTAGTTTTATTATTTTTGGGAATCGTTTTCTTTTCCGAAAAAAATAAAATCAAACAACTATTAAAACAATAA
- the dprA gene encoding DNA-processing protein DprA — MNNNELLYVLALQHVAKIGDITAKKLIAHCGSAEAVFKEKKQNLLKIDGIGSIVISDLFANTHVKAAEKELQFIKDENILCHYFAEEAYPEKLKHCIDSPILLFQVGNINLKQQRIISIVGARKVTTNGIAFCDKLVEQLAVFNPVIVSGFAYGTDITAQKAAMKHNLQTIGCLAHGLNQVYPKTHKKYIAEVEKNGGFFTDFWSSDTFDRNNFLKRNRIIAGISQATIVIESAEKGGSLVTADIANSYNRDVFAVPGRVTDSQSIGCNNLIKHQKAHMLSTPLDVPYILNWELEDSKKPAVQKQLFVELDDQEKVIYNFLKDQEKELLDIIALRCNLPTFKVAGLLLNMELKGVVRPLPGKLFEVI; from the coding sequence ATGAATAATAATGAATTGCTTTACGTTTTAGCTTTGCAGCATGTTGCTAAGATTGGGGACATTACTGCAAAAAAGCTCATAGCTCATTGCGGTTCTGCGGAAGCTGTTTTTAAAGAAAAAAAGCAAAATCTTTTAAAAATTGATGGTATAGGAAGCATTGTAATTAGCGATTTATTTGCCAATACCCATGTAAAAGCTGCCGAAAAAGAGTTGCAATTTATTAAAGACGAAAATATTTTATGTCATTATTTTGCAGAAGAAGCCTATCCTGAAAAGTTGAAACACTGTATAGATAGTCCTATTTTATTATTTCAAGTAGGAAATATTAATCTGAAACAGCAACGTATTATTAGTATTGTTGGCGCAAGAAAGGTTACTACAAATGGTATTGCTTTTTGTGACAAGTTAGTAGAACAACTTGCTGTTTTTAATCCTGTAATTGTTTCAGGTTTTGCCTATGGTACAGATATTACAGCACAAAAAGCAGCAATGAAACATAATCTACAAACTATAGGTTGTTTAGCACATGGTTTAAATCAGGTATACCCAAAGACCCATAAAAAGTATATTGCAGAAGTGGAGAAAAATGGTGGTTTTTTTACCGATTTTTGGAGTAGTGATACCTTTGATAGAAACAACTTTTTAAAACGCAACCGAATCATTGCGGGAATTAGCCAAGCTACCATTGTAATAGAATCAGCAGAAAAAGGTGGAAGCCTCGTCACTGCAGATATTGCAAACTCCTACAATAGAGATGTTTTTGCCGTTCCTGGTAGAGTTACAGATAGCCAAAGTATTGGTTGTAATAATTTAATAAAACACCAAAAAGCACACATGTTATCTACGCCTTTAGATGTGCCTTATATTTTAAATTGGGAATTAGAAGACAGTAAAAAACCTGCGGTACAAAAACAATTATTTGTAGAACTTGACGACCAAGAAAAAGTGATTTACAACTTCTTGAAAGACCAAGAAAAAGAATTGTTAGATATTATTGCTTTGCGTTGTAACCTACCAACTTTTAAAGTTGCAGGTTTGCTTTTAAACATGGAATTAAAAGGTGTGGTAAGACCGCTTCCAGGTAAATTGTTTGAGGTGATTTAA
- a CDS encoding acyl-CoA thioesterase codes for MQAKTPKESRTIMTDMVLPGETNPINNLFGGELLARMDRAAGISARRHSRRIVVTASVNHVAFNRAIPLGSVVTVDAKVSRAFNSSMEIYIDVWIEDRESGIKDKANEAIYTFVAVDETGRPIRVPELEPETELEKERFEGALRRKQLSLVLAGKMKPNDATELKALFVDA; via the coding sequence ATGCAAGCTAAAACACCTAAAGAATCTAGAACAATAATGACAGATATGGTTTTACCTGGTGAAACCAATCCAATTAACAACCTTTTTGGTGGCGAATTACTGGCAAGAATGGATCGCGCAGCAGGCATTAGTGCTCGTCGTCATTCGCGTCGTATTGTGGTAACTGCTTCTGTTAATCATGTTGCTTTTAATCGTGCTATTCCTTTAGGAAGTGTGGTAACCGTCGATGCTAAGGTTTCTAGAGCCTTTAATAGCTCTATGGAGATCTATATAGATGTTTGGATTGAAGACAGAGAATCTGGCATTAAAGACAAAGCTAACGAAGCTATTTACACTTTTGTTGCTGTAGATGAAACTGGACGACCAATTAGAGTTCCAGAACTAGAACCGGAAACCGAATTAGAAAAAGAACGTTTTGAAGGAGCATTAAGGCGTAAACAATTAAGCTTAGTACTTGCTGGAAAAATGAAACCTAATGATGCTACAGAATTGAAGGCTTTGTTTGTAGATGCGTAG
- a CDS encoding DUF4292 domain-containing protein: MHTKRLIYSLFFFVFLLVGCTATKTVTSRKGNLNLTAKQLIKENAKQTPSFKTLAARVKIEYAKGEASQSTTISLRMEKDKTIWMSKFGFVKVLITPERVSFYNKLDNSYFDGDYKYLSDLLGTDLDFDKVQNMLLGEALYDLNKNDFEVFTQGNEYVLKPKIQPEAFELFYILNASHFKINSQQLAQEKENRMLQIDYTSYQEVDKQTFPQHIKINAVEAFEETRLNLEFKSIALNEKLSFPYNIPSGFDEITLK; encoded by the coding sequence ATGCATACAAAACGCCTTATATATTCCCTTTTCTTTTTTGTTTTTTTGTTAGTAGGTTGTACCGCTACCAAAACAGTAACATCTAGAAAAGGCAATTTAAACCTAACCGCTAAGCAACTTATAAAAGAAAATGCAAAGCAAACACCAAGTTTTAAAACACTTGCTGCAAGAGTGAAAATAGAATATGCCAAGGGAGAAGCCTCTCAAAGCACAACGATAAGTCTAAGAATGGAAAAAGACAAAACCATTTGGATGAGTAAATTTGGCTTTGTCAAGGTGTTAATTACTCCAGAACGCGTAAGCTTTTACAATAAATTAGATAACAGCTATTTTGATGGAGATTACAAATATCTAAGTGATTTATTAGGAACCGATTTAGATTTTGATAAGGTGCAAAACATGCTTTTAGGAGAAGCTTTGTACGATTTAAACAAGAATGATTTTGAAGTTTTCACACAAGGAAATGAATATGTTTTGAAACCTAAAATTCAGCCTGAAGCTTTCGAGTTATTTTATATTCTAAATGCTTCACATTTTAAAATAAACTCGCAACAACTCGCCCAAGAAAAAGAAAATAGAATGCTTCAAATAGATTATACAAGCTATCAAGAGGTCGACAAACAAACTTTTCCGCAGCATATAAAAATTAATGCCGTAGAAGCTTTTGAAGAAACAAGACTAAATCTAGAGTTTAAGTCTATAGCTTTAAATGAAAAACTAAGCTTTCCGTATAATATTCCTTCTGGATTTGATGAAATTACACTTAAATAA
- a CDS encoding lipopolysaccharide assembly protein LapB: MKKQLYILLFIFGILLFPQANYAQVDFNKKPDDDLGDNEDAYQEFFFEALKQKGIENYDRAIEALLKCEKIDNSDPALFFELGKNYSQLKNFGAAEDALQKAIKKQPDNEWYLDELYGVYAKQNDLENAIKTVKKLVKYHPDYKEDLATLYVKTKKYDDALKVLDEMDAELGVSTTRDRVRNMIYNATGNKKDQIENLEERVEDNPEEEKNYLSLIFRYSDNNEKEKAFETAIKLLKSHPNSEMVHLALYKFYLDDNEAEKAVASMQIVLKSSQIKPEAKMMVLSDFVKFVAIHPEYESQLVEITSNITEDEKGKSNIEVAQYFLAKGDKAKAVMYYEKALEKEPDNFGVLRNVLLLYIDVENYSKAVEKSDLALDKFPSQPIFYLVNGVAKNKLNKPDKAIRVLETGLDYVIDDHKMEGDFYKQISISYTQLNNTDKAKTFSEKAKQLESTN; the protein is encoded by the coding sequence ATGAAAAAACAACTGTACATATTACTATTTATCTTCGGAATACTTCTCTTTCCGCAGGCAAACTATGCACAAGTTGATTTTAATAAGAAGCCTGATGATGATTTAGGAGACAATGAAGATGCATATCAAGAATTCTTTTTCGAAGCCTTAAAACAAAAGGGCATTGAAAACTACGATCGTGCTATTGAAGCATTATTAAAATGTGAAAAAATAGACAATTCAGATCCTGCTTTGTTTTTTGAACTAGGAAAAAACTACAGCCAACTTAAAAACTTTGGAGCAGCAGAAGATGCCCTTCAAAAAGCAATAAAAAAACAACCAGATAACGAATGGTATTTAGATGAGCTTTACGGAGTTTATGCAAAACAAAACGATCTGGAAAACGCCATTAAAACCGTAAAAAAACTTGTTAAATACCATCCAGATTATAAAGAGGATTTAGCAACGCTGTATGTTAAAACCAAGAAATATGATGATGCTCTTAAAGTTTTAGATGAAATGGATGCAGAGCTTGGTGTTTCAACCACAAGAGATCGTGTTAGAAACATGATTTATAATGCAACTGGAAATAAAAAAGATCAAATTGAAAACTTAGAAGAACGCGTAGAGGATAATCCGGAGGAAGAGAAAAACTACCTTTCTCTAATTTTTCGATATAGCGATAATAACGAAAAAGAAAAAGCTTTTGAAACGGCAATAAAACTATTAAAAAGCCATCCTAATTCAGAAATGGTACATTTGGCTTTATACAAGTTTTACCTAGATGATAATGAAGCCGAAAAGGCAGTAGCTTCTATGCAAATTGTACTTAAATCGAGTCAAATTAAACCAGAAGCTAAAATGATGGTATTGTCCGATTTTGTGAAATTTGTAGCTATACATCCAGAATATGAAAGCCAACTGGTAGAAATTACTTCAAACATCACAGAAGACGAAAAAGGGAAATCAAATATAGAAGTTGCACAATACTTTTTGGCTAAAGGAGATAAAGCCAAAGCAGTGATGTATTACGAAAAAGCATTAGAAAAAGAACCAGATAACTTTGGTGTACTTCGTAATGTATTGTTATTATACATAGATGTAGAAAACTATTCAAAAGCGGTAGAAAAAAGTGACCTAGCTTTAGATAAATTCCCTTCACAACCCATATTTTATTTAGTAAATGGTGTTGCTAAAAATAAATTAAATAAACCAGATAAAGCAATACGAGTTTTAGAAACTGGTTTAGATTATGTAATTGATGATCATAAAATGGAAGGTGATTTTTACAAACAAATAAGTATTTCTTATACCCAATTAAACAATACAGACAAAGCAAAAACGTTTAGTGAGAAAGCAAAACAATTAGAATCTACAAATTAG
- a CDS encoding SPOR domain-containing protein, with protein MRLETYISDLLYRYDCVTVPNFGTFLTQRVSAKVHASTNAFYPPKKVLSFNEQIQQNDGLLAHYIADVEKIPFEVAVKKIEKRVKSLKSYLTEGETLTFDNIGDLSFNNEGKMLFEPSYHLNYLTDAFGLNQFVSPTITREVYKEEVEAIEKVIPLTITPEKRKARPYLKYAAIALLALTAGGLVSSNYYVSQIETHNQLAQEEANTQLENKIQEATFVIDNPLPAVTLTVNKQTGKYHIIAGAFRAEENCDKKVKQLKNQGFNARKIGANKYGLHQVVYSSYTDRLEALQALRDVKKTHNKEAWLLVKDLN; from the coding sequence ATGCGATTAGAAACCTACATAAGTGATTTATTATACAGATACGACTGTGTTACAGTACCTAACTTTGGTACCTTTTTAACACAACGCGTTTCTGCGAAAGTACATGCCTCAACAAATGCCTTTTATCCTCCAAAAAAAGTATTGTCTTTTAACGAGCAAATACAACAAAACGATGGTTTGTTGGCGCATTATATTGCGGATGTAGAAAAGATTCCTTTTGAAGTTGCTGTTAAAAAAATAGAGAAAAGAGTAAAATCTTTAAAATCGTATTTAACAGAAGGCGAAACACTAACCTTTGATAATATTGGAGATTTATCTTTTAACAACGAAGGTAAAATGTTGTTTGAGCCATCGTATCATTTAAATTACTTAACCGATGCTTTTGGTTTAAACCAATTCGTTTCTCCTACAATTACAAGAGAAGTGTATAAGGAAGAGGTAGAAGCAATAGAAAAAGTAATTCCGCTTACAATAACTCCAGAAAAACGCAAAGCGAGACCTTATTTAAAATATGCAGCAATTGCATTATTAGCATTAACTGCTGGAGGTTTGGTTTCTTCTAATTACTATGTAAGCCAAATTGAAACACATAACCAACTAGCACAAGAAGAAGCGAATACACAACTTGAAAACAAAATTCAAGAAGCTACTTTTGTAATAGATAATCCGCTTCCTGCTGTAACCCTTACGGTAAACAAGCAAACTGGTAAATATCACATTATTGCTGGTGCTTTTAGAGCGGAAGAAAATTGTGATAAAAAAGTAAAGCAATTAAAAAATCAAGGCTTTAATGCTAGAAAAATTGGAGCTAACAAATATGGTTTGCACCAAGTTGTTTATTCTAGTTATACTGATAGATTAGAAGCATTACAAGCGTTACGTGATGTTAAAAAAACACATAATAAAGAAGCTTGGTTATTAGTTAAAGATTTAAACTAA
- a CDS encoding murein hydrolase activator EnvC, whose amino-acid sequence MQRKLTYKIAFLIALFFCTSLSFSQSKKQQELEERRQELRREIQQINSLLTKNKSQQKSQLTLIEDLNYKVSVRRNLIKVTNQQANLLTREINDNQNKISELREELATLKDNYSKMIVTSYKSKSEQSRVMFLLSSSNFQQAYKRIKYINQYAEYQKEQGESIKAKTAELQVINTALLKQKADKQQLISENKVAQVELEKELKQHETLMAAINKDVSKYATQIKSRQAEASRIDREIERIIKEAIASSNAKSGTKSTSKSTAYAMTPEDKVLANSFVTSKGKLPWPVEKGIVKLRYGRQPSPIVKTIMIQSNGVRIATEKNAKVRAVFNGEVYRIIGSKNGNPSILIRHGNYFTAYSNLGKIYVKKGDKVTTKQEIGEVFTNPSNGQTMLSFSVFNNSKTENPASWIFKM is encoded by the coding sequence ATGCAGCGTAAACTTACATACAAAATAGCCTTTTTAATCGCATTATTTTTTTGCACTTCCCTTTCGTTTTCACAAAGTAAAAAGCAACAAGAGTTAGAAGAACGCAGACAAGAATTGCGTCGCGAGATACAACAAATAAACAGTCTGCTTACGAAAAATAAATCGCAACAAAAATCGCAATTAACACTAATAGAAGACTTGAATTATAAGGTTAGTGTGCGTAGAAACTTAATAAAAGTTACCAACCAACAAGCCAATTTGCTTACTCGTGAAATTAACGATAACCAGAATAAAATATCCGAGCTAAGAGAAGAGTTAGCAACGCTAAAAGACAATTATTCTAAAATGATTGTTACTTCATATAAAAGTAAAAGTGAGCAAAGTCGTGTCATGTTTTTATTGTCTTCTAGTAATTTTCAGCAAGCCTATAAACGTATAAAATATATTAACCAATATGCCGAATACCAAAAGGAACAAGGGGAATCTATTAAAGCAAAAACAGCCGAGTTACAAGTAATCAATACGGCTTTATTAAAGCAAAAAGCAGACAAGCAGCAGCTTATTAGTGAAAATAAAGTAGCACAAGTTGAATTAGAAAAAGAGCTAAAACAACACGAAACCTTAATGGCTGCCATTAATAAAGATGTGAGTAAATATGCAACGCAAATTAAAAGCCGACAAGCAGAAGCAAGTAGAATAGACAGAGAAATAGAAAGAATAATTAAAGAGGCTATTGCAAGTTCTAATGCCAAATCTGGAACAAAATCTACTTCTAAGTCCACAGCTTATGCCATGACACCAGAAGATAAGGTATTGGCTAATAGTTTTGTTACTAGTAAAGGTAAATTGCCTTGGCCTGTAGAAAAAGGAATTGTAAAATTACGCTATGGTAGACAGCCAAGTCCCATTGTAAAAACCATTATGATACAAAGTAATGGGGTTAGAATTGCGACAGAAAAAAACGCAAAAGTACGCGCCGTTTTTAATGGAGAAGTATATCGAATAATTGGATCTAAAAACGGAAACCCTTCCATTTTAATTCGACATGGTAATTACTTTACGGCATATTCTAATCTAGGAAAAATCTACGTTAAAAAAGGAGATAAAGTAACCACTAAACAAGAAATAGGTGAAGTTTTTACAAACCCTTCAAACGGGCAAACCATGTTAAGTTTTAGTGTGTTTAATAACTCTAAAACAGAAAATCCAGCTTCTTGGATTTTTAAAATGTAA
- a CDS encoding 1-acyl-sn-glycerol-3-phosphate acyltransferase — protein MKVFKYIFWIFYRIWFYILVAIPIIILFPFLIISILKETWYPFFFKIARIWARFILIGMGFKTKIDREQTLEPKTSYMLIANHTSMMDIMLMLVAVKNPFVFVGKAELGKIPLFGFFYKRTSILVDRSSERSRKAVFRNAQRRLGQGLSICIFPEGLVPDDDVLLTEFKDGAFRLAINHQIPIVPLTFADNKKRFSYTFFSGSPGRMRAKIHKFIPTKDLTTKDTKALNSTSKAIILKQLKTYRLK, from the coding sequence ATGAAAGTTTTTAAGTACATTTTCTGGATTTTCTATCGCATTTGGTTTTATATACTGGTTGCTATACCAATTATTATATTATTTCCATTTTTAATTATTTCTATTTTAAAAGAAACTTGGTATCCTTTCTTTTTTAAGATTGCACGTATTTGGGCACGTTTTATTTTAATAGGAATGGGTTTTAAAACCAAAATTGATCGCGAACAAACTCTAGAGCCTAAAACAAGCTATATGCTTATTGCTAACCATACTTCGATGATGGATATTATGCTGATGCTGGTTGCTGTAAAAAATCCATTTGTATTTGTTGGTAAGGCAGAATTAGGAAAAATACCATTGTTTGGTTTCTTTTATAAACGGACTAGTATTTTAGTGGATAGAAGTAGTGAGCGTAGTAGAAAAGCAGTTTTTAGAAATGCGCAAAGACGTTTAGGACAAGGATTAAGTATTTGTATTTTTCCGGAAGGATTAGTTCCTGATGATGATGTGCTTTTAACCGAATTTAAAGATGGTGCTTTTAGACTAGCAATAAACCACCAAATACCAATTGTACCCTTAACTTTTGCAGATAATAAGAAACGTTTTTCATATACCTTCTTTAGTGGAAGTCCGGGAAGGATGCGAGCTAAGATCCATAAGTTTATTCCAACTAAAGACCTAACAACAAAAGATACTAAAGCTTTAAATAGTACTTCTAAAGCTATTATATTAAAGCAGTTAAAGACGTATCGTTTAAAATAA
- the dut gene encoding dUTP diphosphatase: protein MTIKIINKSTHALPHYETIASAGMDLRANITESIVLKPLERTIVKTGLFIELPIGFEAQVRPRSGLAAKKGITVLNAPGTVDADYRGEIGVILVNLSNQDFTIENGERVAQLVIAKHERAAWIEVNELSETDRGEGGFGSTGTS, encoded by the coding sequence ATGACAATAAAAATAATAAACAAATCTACTCACGCATTACCACACTATGAAACCATAGCGTCTGCTGGAATGGATTTAAGAGCAAATATTACCGAATCCATAGTACTTAAGCCTTTAGAAAGAACTATTGTTAAAACGGGCTTGTTTATAGAATTACCAATAGGTTTTGAAGCACAAGTTAGACCAAGAAGTGGTCTTGCTGCAAAAAAAGGAATTACCGTATTAAATGCACCAGGAACAGTAGATGCAGATTACAGAGGAGAAATAGGGGTTATTTTAGTAAATTTATCGAACCAAGATTTTACCATAGAAAACGGGGAGCGTGTTGCTCAATTAGTTATTGCTAAACACGAACGTGCAGCATGGATAGAAGTAAATGAACTTTCGGAAACCGATCGAGGAGAAGGCGGCTTTGGAAGTACAGGGACTTCTTAG